The following proteins come from a genomic window of Triticum aestivum cultivar Chinese Spring chromosome 6A, IWGSC CS RefSeq v2.1, whole genome shotgun sequence:
- the LOC123132347 gene encoding single-stranded DNA-binding protein WHY2, mitochondrial has product MLRLSRFLPSTSRGVTDLKDVLWSGSLTFKHALSTSAANVDENASVKKYASYTVFKGKAALSISPILPLFTKVESGGSRVDRNGSVMLTFFPAVGQRKYDYTKKQLFALSPTEVGSLISLGPAESCEFFHDPSMKSSHEGQVKKSLSITPLGSDNGYFVNITVLNNVQKTNERLSVPVTKAEFAVMRTALSFALPHIMGWDQALSTHPQSTSTSASKPRFERPNPASEWDR; this is encoded by the exons ATGCTCCGCCTCTCCcgcttcctcccctccacctccag GGGAGTCACTGACCTAAAAGATGTTCTCTGGAGCGGTTCGTTGACATTCAAGCACGCGCTTTCAACTTCAGCTGCAAATGTTGATG AGAATGCATCTGTTAAAAAGTATGCGAGCTACACTGTGTTCAAGGGAAAGGCTGCACTTTCTATAAGTCCTATCCTTCCTTTATTCACCAAAGTTGAA TCTGGAGGATCTCGAGTGGACAGGAATGGGTCAGTAATGTTGACCTTTTTCCCGGCAGTTGGACAAAGGAAGTACGACTATACAAAGAAACAG CTCTTTGCTCTGTCACCTACTGAAGTTGGGAGCTTGATAAGTCTTGGGCCTGCTGAATCATGTGAATTTTTCCATGATCCTTCCATGAAATCAAG TCATGAAGGCCAAGTGAAAAAATCTTTGTCAATCACTCCTCTTGGCAGTGACAATGGATACTTTGTTAACATAA CTGTTCTGAATAATGTGCAGAAGACCAACGAACGCCTTTCAGTCCCTGTAACAAAAGCTGAATTTGCAGTTATGCGCACGGCATTGAGT TTTGCATTGCCGCATATCATGGGTTGGGACCAGGCCCTATCGACTCACCCTCAAAGCACCTCGACCTCAGCTAGCAAGCCTAGGTTCGAGCGGCCAAATCCAGCTTCGGAGTGGGACAGGTGA
- the LOC123132346 gene encoding probable arabinose 5-phosphate isomerase, which produces MGSLPVLSPAECAPLPPEGTRATVAASDLAALFDAQRRHLDHFFDRLDMPQAAAFAQALLDAPGAVFFTGVGKSGIVARKLAQTLASLGFARAGFLSPVDALHGDIGSVFPGDVLVLLSKSGASDELLALAPCARAKGAKLISLTSAASGADCPLAAACDLNVHLPLQGEVCPFGLAPVTSTAIQMVFGDTVVAAIMEARRLTRDQYASNHPAGKIGKTLIFKVKDVMKKQNELPLCKEGDMIMDQLTELTSKGCGCLLVVDDEYHLIGTFTDGDLRRTLKASGPAIFSLTVGEMCNRNPRTITADAMAVEAMEKMESPPSPVQFLPVVDDKNVVSGIITLHGLVSAGL; this is translated from the exons ATGGGCTCGCTCCCGGTGCTCTCCCCGGCGGAATgcgcgccgctgccgccggaggggacgcgggcgacggtggcggcgtcGGACCTGGCCGCGCTCTTCGACGCGCAGCGCCGCCACCTCGACCACTTCTTCGACCGGCTCGACATGCCGCAGGCGGCGGCGTTCGCGCAGGCGCTGCTGGACGCGCCCGGGGCCGTCTTCTTCACCGGCGTCGGCAAGTCCGGCATCGTGGCCCGCAAGCTGGCTCAGACGCTCGCCTCCCTCGGCTTCGCGCGCGCCGGGTTCCTCTCCCCCGTCGACGCGCTCCACGGCGACATCGGCTCCGTCTTCCCCGGGGACGTCCTCGTGCTGCTCTCCAAGTCCGGCGCCTCCGACGAGCTGCTCGCGCTCGCGCCCTGCGCGCGCGCCAAGGGCGccaagctcatctccctcacctcCGCGGCCTCCGGCGCCGACTGCCCGCTCGCCGCCGCCTGCGACCTCAACGTGCACCTCCCGCTGCAGGGAGAGGTCTGCCCCTTCGGCCTCGCGCCCGTCACCTCCACCGCCATACAGATGGTCTTCGGCGacaccgtcgtcgccgccatcatGGAGGCGCGCCGCCTCACCAGGGACCAGTACGCGTCAAACCACCCCGCCGGAAAGATCGGAAAGACCCTCATCTTCAAG GTTAAGGATGTCATGAAGAAACAAAATGAGCTTCCATTGTGCAAGGAGGGAGATATGATAATGGATCAACTTACTGAGCTCACTAGTAAAGGTTGTGGCTGTCTTCTTGTGGTTGATGATGAGTATCATTTGATTGGAACTTTCACCGACGGAGACCTCCGGCGTACACTCAAGGCAAGCGGGCCAGCTATTTTCAGTCTAACAGTTGGAGAGATGTGCAACAG GAACCCAAGGACAATCACTGCGGATGCAATGGCCGTTGAAGCCATGGAGAAGATGGAGTCGCCCCCTTCACCTGTGCAGTTCCTGCCTGTCGTCGATGACAAAAACGTCGTGTCTGGGATCATTACACTGCATGGGTTGGTCTCCGCTGGATTGTAA